ACCCTCCACTCCCTCGCGATTCACTATCGTCACGCTGTTCATCGTGCCGCCTCTTATTACCGAACCGACCGAGTCTCTTCTGACTTGAGCACACACCGTCGTTCCACGGCGCGTCACGCCCAGTCATCTCAGGAGACTCGGAGCACCGACTCGACGAATTCTGTCGGGGGCCTGTATCCATGATCTGCGACATAATGCACGATCATGATCGGAGCCACGTAAACAGCCCCTCCTTCACCTCGGACACGCATCTCTCCGCTACCGACGAACACATCATCGAACCTGACATTCTTCCGCGCCTCCACAAAAGATGGGCAGAGTTCACAGAAATGCATTCCTCGATGCACATTCGAGGGATTCCGAGCCAGTTCAAGAAGGGAATCTACGAGACCTTCGGGAACTTCTCCGACATTGAATTCATATCCCCGGGAAAGCCATCCCACATTGAACATGGGTTCACTGGATTCCGAGTAGCTGTACCTGCTCAAGTCTTCGAAGTGCGCCATTGGTCACCAATTCGGATTAACGTGCTCTCGACAGATCACCACGTGACATGCTCCCATATTGGGCTGCAGTATATCGCCCAGCCCGGTCGGGGCAGATACACTGATCGACCTGCTGCTAATATTCAAACCGTCAGGCGTCTCCACAGTGTAGTTCGGGATACTCGTTCCCGGGCCCATCGTTTCGACAGGAGGAATTGTGGCACCTGTTTCGACGGAAAGCCCTACGGAGTCCTTCAGTTTCTTGCCGTCTTCGACGTAGAACTTGACCCAGGTCCCACTGGGAACCGTCACATCTCCACCCCCGAGAACGTAATAACCGTGCCCCGTGATAACGGTCGACTTGTCGGAGCGCCCAGTCTGAGTGACGCTCCTTGCATGCGGTGCCCCGACCCCTTTACCCACGCGCGGGCTTGACCCTCGAGCGGCCGCCTCCGCACGCGCACCCGCGGCCACGGCTCCGGTAGACGAAGCCGACTCCTCTTTTGCGGCGGTTTTCGCGCCTTCGGCGACGGCCGCCGCTCCCGCTCCGGCGATGCCCGCCGCCCCCGCGATGACGGCACCGCCTTCGGCCGCCACCCCCACGGACGCGCCCACCAAGGCTCCGCTGAGGCTGCCCGCTTCCGCGCCCGCGGTGAAGCCCTCGGCGCCCGCCGCCAGTACGGCTCCGCAGCCGCCCGCTGTCGCGACGACGCAGGCCACGACGCCCACGACGACGGCCGTGGCCACCACGGCCGCGATCACCGGGTGCTGCTGGACGGAGTGGTAGGCCTTGTGGGCCAGGCTGGACACGTGGCAGGAGAACGACCAGCCGCAGCTGTGACGCGAGCCGCCACCACTGTGGTGGGAACCGCCGCCACCGCTGTGATGGGTCCCGCTGTCGTTGACCGAGCCGGTGTCGACCAGCGTGGACTTCTGTTCGCTCTGTGCACAGCCTGAGCCGGCACAGCCTTGGTCGGCGGGCATCTGCAGACCGGAGGGGTCGCTGCCCCTGACCGGGTTGTCGGCCGCGTAGGTGTAGCCGTCGATCTGCTGGGCGTCCGTGAGTTCGAGGATCGGGTCGTCGGAGACGAACCGGCCGATCGTCGGGTCGTACTCCCGCGCCCCCAGGTGTGTCAGGCCGGTGGTGGTGTCCTGGACGCCGGCGACGAAGCCCTTGTCGCCGAGCCACGCGGCCGAGGTCGGCTGGGTGCCGCGTGCGTTGCCGAAAGGGTCCAGGCGGCGGCGCGTGATCGCCTGCGTGGTGGCGTCCACCGCCGTCTCGGCCGTGTCGTGGGCGTCCGTGACCTGCCACTGCAGGCTGCCCGAGCTGCTGCGGACGGCGATCGTCTGCCCAGCCCAGCTGTAGTACCGCGTGCCCGTGGTCGACGTAGTGCCCTTGGCGAGGTGGACCTCGGTGTCGCCCAGGTAGAGCGTCGTGCCCGAGGCGTCCCGGGAGAGCAGCCGGTTGCCGCCCGCGTCGTACAGGTAGGAAGCCGAGGTGCCGTCCGCGTTGGTGACCTTGGAGAGATGGCCCTCGTCGTCCCAGTCGAGCGTCTGCGTCTTGCCGTTGAGCGTCCGGGTGTGGGTGTTGCCGGACGCGTCGTAGGTGTACGAGTTCGTGGTCGTCGTACCCGCGGTGACAGTCGTCGACGAGCCCAGGGTGTGGGCCTGGCCGGTGCCGGGCGTCGGGTAGACGAAGGACGTCGTGCTGTCGTTGCCGCCCGGCGTGGTCGCGTGGTTGACCTGCGTCCTGCGGTTGCCGAGGTCGTCGTAGGCGAAGCTCTGCCAGTACGGGGCCGGGCCGCCGAGGACGGCCGCCGACGGGTCGGCCGAGCAGCCGTCGGTCGCGGTCCAGGCCTCGGCGAGGCGGTCGTGGCCGTCGTAGCGGTAGCACTGGACGTCGTCCGTGGCGTCGGCGTGCGTGGCGACCTTGGTGGGGTTGCCGTAGTCGTCGTAGGTGTAGGCGGTGTCCTGGACGGGGGCCGTCTGGGCATCGTCCGTGACGAGTTCGCGCTTGAGGCGGTGGGTGCCGTCCTCGTAGGTGTTCGTGATCTGGAGCCACTTGGCGCTGTCGGACGAGGACACCCCCAGCGTCACCTGGCCGATGTCGCTGAGCTTGGTGTAGTTCGTAGCCTGGACGTAGCCCGTCGCGCCCTTCAGGGTCGTCGGCATGCTCAGGTCGTTGTAGCCGTAGGTCAGGGACTCGGAGGGCAGTCCGCCGGCCGCCGGGTCTGAGGTCACCTGGACGGTGCCGTCGAGGTTGTATCCGATCGTCGACGAGTACGAGCCCGCCAGTGCCTCCTCGCCCGTGACCGAGGGGATGGTGACCCTGGTCAGGGTCGGCCGGTACAGGGAGTCGTAGGCGCCGACCTGGCTGATGTACGCCTGTCCCGAACTGCCGCCGACGTAGCGGATCGCCGACGTGGGCTGCCCCTTGGCCAGCGAGTCGTACGTCCACCGGGCGAGTTCGTGGGTGGTGTCCTTGGTGGTGCCGTCGTACATGTCGGTCTGGCGGCCGAGGACGTCGTAGGAGTAGCTGAGGGTCTTCGCCTCAGCGGTGCCCACCGCGGTCGTCGTGGAGGCGACCTGGTCCAGCTCGTTGTACGCGGTGGTCGTCGTGCCGGCGTCCGGGTCCGTGGCGCTGGTCCTGCGGCCCATCAGGTCGTAGCCGTAGGACCAGGTGTTGCCGTCGTCGTCGACGGCCGACTTCAGGCGGCTCTTCGCGTCGTACGCGTACTTGATCGACGTGTACGAGCCGGAGGGGGTGCCGTTGTCGTACTGCCGGGTCTCGGTCGTACGGCCGAGGGTGTCCGTCACGGTTGTGGTGGCTATGCCGCCGTGGGGCGGGGTGACCGTGGTGCGGTCGCCGCCGTACGAGGTGGAGGTCGTCCACCGCTTGGCGCCGTTGGCGTAGAAGTCGGCTGCCGTGGGGCGGCCTGCTCCGTCGTAGGTGGTGAGGGTCTGGGCAGGAACGGCGGAGGTGATGGTGACGAGGGTGCCCGACGGGTTGGACGTGTCCGTGTAGTCGGCGTCGGCCTCCACTGCCAGGCCTCGGCTGTCGTACTTGGCTTCCGCGACTACACGGCCGCCGCCCGGCGCGGGAGTCTGCGTCTGGCGCGGGCGCAGGAGCGCGTCGTACAGGGCGTAAGTGGTGTCGTAGGTCGTGCCGTCGTTGTTGAGCTTGCCCGTGGAGACCACGGACGCCGCAGTGTTGGAGACCGCGTACGTGTAGACGAGGCTCGCGGACTGGTTCGAGGACTTGGACCTGTTGGCCAGCCACAGTCCGGTCACCCGGCCGAGGCCGTCGTAGGCGTAGTCCGTCCGCTTGCTGTTCGGGTCGATGACCGATGTCGCGGTCCCGCGCGCCGGGTCGAAGTTCGTCGTCGTCGCGTAGCCCTTGGCGTCCGTCGTGACCGTGCCCGTCAGCGGACCGCCCGTGGTGGGGGTGTACTTGGTGGTGCTGACGACCGCCGCGTTGGTGTCCTTGACCGAGTCGACCCGGCCCTGGCTGTCGTAGTGGCTGGTGGAGACCGTCTGGTAGGCCGGGGTGCCGCCGCTGTAGGAGGACAGCCGCTGGGTGGAGGTCTCGTCGCCGAGCGTCGGGGCGGTGCCGTAGGCCTGGCTGTCGTAGAGCGTGCGGACGTCGGAGACAACGGCGTCCGGACGGTCGGTCGTGGCGCCGCAGGCCACGTCGACCGTCTCGACCCGGGTGGGGAAGGCCATCAGCCAGGCGGAGGTGTTGTTCGCGAGGGTGGTGCGGGTGCACTGCTCGTCGCCCGTGACGGCGGCGTCGCCCGAGTCGTCGACCGTGAGCGCCGCGCCGGTCGTGTCGTCGTACGTCGTGGTGACGGCGGTGTCCCGCGTGCCGCCGGAGGACAGGTCGGTGCGGTCGTGGACGGTCTGGGCCCGGGTGTAGTCGGAGGCGCGTGTGCCGTCCGTGCCGGTCTGGTGGATCCACGGGTCGGTGATCGTGCCCGAGACCTCGGCACTGCCGTTGTAGGCGATGGACTCGCGGACCGTGCCGGCCAGCGGATCGGCGTCGGTGACCGACGTCCCGGTCGAGTCGGTGACCTTGGCGGTGCGCGTGGTGCCGTCGGACTGTTTGTCGCCGTCCATGCCGCGGAAGTACGTCGAGACGGTCTTCGTGCGGGTGGACTGCGCGTCACCCGACGTCGACGTGACGCTGCCGTAGCCGCGCCAGAGCGACCAGGTCTTCCGTTTGGCGGGAGCGGTGACGTTGTCGCTGTCGTAGTGCCAGGCCGGGGAGCCGTTGTAGGTGTAGTCGGTCTCCTTCAGCGGGGCCCCGCCGGTCGGGTCCGACTCGGTGACCTGGGTGATGACGTACTTGTGGAACCAGTCCAGTTGGGGATCGGCCGTGAACGGCGGCTGCCAGTACGTCGGGAAGCAGCGCAGGGTGTCCGAGTCGGGAGCACTGGGCATCGCCGTTCCGGCGACGCACTGCGGGTCGGAGTAGTTGACCGTGAGGACCGAGCCCGTCTCCGAAGTGATCTTGCGGACGCGCCACTTGACGAGTGCGGCGATGTCGTCGTGCGTGGTGTCGACCCGGTTGAAGAGCTGGATGCCGTCGAAGGTGACCGGCGGCATGGCCGTTGTCGCGCCGTCCTTGCCGGTACGGGTGATGGACTTGAGCCACAGTCCGGCGGAGGTGCCGTCGCCGGGGTCAGGGAAGGACTGCGCGAGCGCCCAGGAGTCGGCGTCCCGGTAGGCCGGGGTGGACAGGCTCGCGTCCCAGATGCTGGTGGTGACGCCTGTGAGGCGCCTGCGGGAGAAGAACGTCGGCCCGGTCGCCTTGCAGACCTTGCCGGAGGCGCAGATCTGGTCGAACGGCACGTCCGGCCAGTGGGCGGCCGTGGTCGAGGTGGGCGAGGAGCAGGTCTCGGTACTGGTCACCAGGCAGCGTTCGGCGGTGGTGAAGGTGACCCTCTCAGGCGCGGTGCCGAAGACGGTGGAGGCGGTGATGCCGTAGTCGATGCGGCTGAGATAGCCGCCGCGGTCGTACACCGTGCCGTTGGCGGTGGTGGTGCCGTTCTTGGCGTAGTAGTTGGTCTCCTTGGTGTACCAGTACGACATCGCGTTGCCGTGCGGGTCGACGACGTAGTCCAGGTTCCAGCGCCAGGCCTGGGTGAGGGCGCGGCCGGAGAAGGCGGTGCCCTGGTCGTAGCCGGGTTCGCCGGAGTCGTCGCCGAAGACCGGTGCGGTGTAGGCGGAGTTGGTGACGGCCGCACCGGTGGTCCAGCCGGGGAGGCGGTTCTTGCCGAAGACGTACTGGGTGCCGTCCTGGGTGGTGACGGTCCAGTACTCGCCGTCGTTGTCGCCGTTCGTGGCGCCGGTGGAGCGGACGACGCGCTCGCCGTCGTCGGTCTTGGGATGCCAGTCGCCGCTGGTCTTGTCCTTGATGAGCGGGCTGGACTTGCCGCCGAGGACGAGGGTGGCGTTGTCGTTCGCCCAGCACTCGTCGTTCTTGTCCTTCTGCCCGTCGTCGTCGCAGGAGTCGTAGGAACGCTCGATGTAGGACGTCGAGAGGTCGAATCCCTCGCCGACCCAGGACGGCTGGTTGTTGGTGGACGGCAGCCGACCGTCGACGCTCTGCGAGTCGTAGGTGATCGACAGGTTCGGCGCCGGGCCACCGTTGGACGGGGGCACGGACAGCGGGTACGACCAGGTGAAGTCACCGCTGGAGCCGCCCGCGTTCCAGGCGGCGGACGGGTTGAGCGATGTCGCCTGGTAGGAGCCTGCGCCCGAGGTGGCGGCCGCGGCGGTCGCGGCGAAGGCCGTGACGGCGGAGGAGGTCACGGGGGCGGTCGTGGTCAGGGTGTGGTGCGCGACGTCGTTCGTCGTGGCGACCGGTGTCGTGGTCCGGCACTTCTTCACGGCCGGGGTGGTGAGCGCGCAGGCCGGGAGGCGGACCAGGGTGAGCCGGGAGACGTAGTCGCCGCCGTAGGCGTTCGCGAAGCCGGAGTAGTCCAGGGTCAGCCGGGTGCCGGCCGTGCCCTTGCGGCCGTCGGCGCGGGCCACGGACAGCACGGTGCCGTTGATTCCGAGCGCCGTCGCGGTCTGGTGCGCGGCCACCTTGACCGACACCTTGGCCGGGGCCACGCCGGTGGCCGGGGCGCTCACCTTGACCGGCAGCTTTCCGACCGAAGTGGCCTTGGCGAGAGCGGTCTTGCCCGCCACAGGGAGGGTGGCGGCGGACGCGACGGGCCAGGCGGTCGGCTTCGCCACCGCCGCGGCCGTACGGGCGGCAGCGGCATCGGCCTGGTTCTTCTTCGCGAACTTCCTGGCCTTGAACGGCACAGCTGTGCCGTTCCTGACGTCGGGCACGTCGGCCGTGCTGTGCCCGTGCCGCTCGGTCGCCCACACGGCCGGGGCCGCGCCCAGCCCCGTGGCCACCAGGGCACTCGCTGTGACAGCGACGACCCACAGCCGTGTCCGCCGTAGCCCACCCATGACTGCACTCCCGATCGTGTGACGTGTGAAAAGTCCGCTGAGGTCTGTCGCGCCCCGCCGTGCCGGCGGGACGGCCTTACAGAGGCTTGGGCATTTCGTTGACGTACATCTGGTCGATCGCGGTGTCGGACATGACGCCCGTCCACACCCGTACGTCGTCCACGAGGCCGTGCGCGTAGTCGCTGTACGCGCCTGTGCTGATCCGTCCTCGGCCGATGTTGAAGGTGCCGGTGGCCTGCCAGGGCTGGGTGAAGACAATGCCGTCACCGGTCTCGTCGTCGGTGTCGGTGTCGCCTTGGGCGCCCTGCCTTACCCCGTTGACGTAGAGGAACAGCTGCTGGTGGGCACTGTCGTAGACGCCGGTCACGAGGGTCCAGTGACCGGGATCGACCAGTTGGGCGGAGGCGATGTCGGCGGGCGCGGTCACGACGGTGGCGCCGGTGGTGTCGGCAGTGGTGCGGCCGAAGACCCACATGCCCTGCGTGGAGCCTGCGGCCTGGTCGTACCAGAGGCCCCAGGAGTCGCGTACGCCGCCGGACTGGGTGGTGATCCTCATGTGGTGGGCCACTGATGTGTCGGACAGCGCCGCCGCGTCGAGGTCGGCCCAGGCCGCCACGGTGAAGTCGCCCTGCGAGTCGACGATGGGGCCGGTCGCTGTGGCATTGGCTGTCGGCGTCCCTGTCAGGGAGAGAACGTTACCTTTGCCTCCGCCGGTGTCGTCGGCCCAGGCACCGCCGGCGGCGACGGTGGCCGGGTGGCCGTATCCGGAGGAGTCGGCCGCGGTGGTTCCCGAGGTCTCCTCCATGCCCCACTCCGCGGCCAGCGCCGGCCGGGCCTGGCCGGTGCTCGCGTCGGTCATGGCCTGGAGATCGGCGATCTCCTCCTCGGACAGGATCCGGTTCCAGACGGTGACCTCGTCGACCTGGCCGGCGAAGTAGTCGGAGAAGCCGCCGCCGTGCTGACCGCGGGCGAACTGGAGGCCGCCGGTGGCCTGCCAGGGGGTGGTGTAGGAGACGGGGGCACCCTGCGGGATGCCGTTGACGAAGAGCTGGATGGTCTGGCCCAGCGCGTCGTACACACCCATCAGATGCGTCCACACACCGACCACCGGCAGGGCCGTCGAGGTCGAGCGGACATTCGTCGGTGCCACGGCATCGGATGCGTACCGGTTGAAGACCCAGGCGTTGACGGAGGCCGAGTAGGAGAGGGCGAAGGCGGATCCGTTGGCTCCTGCCTGGGCCAGGGCCACGGAATCATGGGATTTATCGGTCAGCCGGACCCACGCGGAGGCGGTGAAGCTCTTGGTCGTGTCCAGTACCGGAGAGGTCGTGGCCGCGTACGACGAGGTGCCGTTGCCCTGCACCGACTTGCCGAGCCTGGCCTGGTCGGACCAGGTGGCCGACCCGGACAGGGTCGCGCTCCGGCCTCCGACCGCGTCGGCCGCCGTGGAACCGGTGCCCTCGTCCATGGACCACTGGGAGAGCGGGCCCGCGCCGGGCGCGACCTTGAAGGGGTAGGTGTAACTGGTCGAGCCGTTCCCCGCCGAGTCCCAGGTCTGAACGGTGAGGGTGTTCAGGCCGCGCACGTCGGGGGCCAGGGGAAAGGCGTAGCTGGTCGTCGCGGTGGTGAAGGTCTTGGTCCGCACCGGGTTGTCGTTCAACTGGTAGGTGTACTTGACGACGTCCGAGGCCCCGTTGGCCTTGAGAGTGAAGGCGGCGGCAGCGCCGACGCCGCCGTAGGCCGTGCAGTCGTCCGGAGTCTCCGGGCTCGCGCACTCCGGGTACGTCGTGGAGTCGACGTCCGGCTGGACGGGAGCCGACGTGTCGATGCGGAACCAGCAGGCCGGGCTCCAGGCCGAGTACATGAAGCCGGTCGTGCCGTTGAAGGTGTACTTGTACTGGCTGCGGGCGCGGAACCAGTACGTCTGCCCGTTGGTCAGAGTCGGTGTCGTCCACGTCCCGGCTGTGCCGGAGGCCGTGTACGCCGACGGGTTTCCCGAGGCGACCAGGGGATCCCCGACCTTCGCGTCGTACCGGTACAGCTCGAAGTTCGGGCGCAGCGTCGACTGCGAACCGTCCGCCGACTTCGGCGCCGCCGTCACCGTGGGCGTCGTGTCCCGGATCACGGCGGCGGTGCCGAGGCCCGCGGCGCACG
The Streptomyces sp. NBC_01485 genome window above contains:
- a CDS encoding DUF7919 family protein; translated protein: MAHFEDLSRYSYSESSEPMFNVGWLSRGYEFNVGEVPEGLVDSLLELARNPSNVHRGMHFCELCPSFVEARKNVRFDDVFVGSGEMRVRGEGGAVYVAPIMIVHYVADHGYRPPTEFVESVLRVS
- a CDS encoding putative adhesin, coding for MGGLRRTRLWVVAVTASALVATGLGAAPAVWATERHGHSTADVPDVRNGTAVPFKARKFAKKNQADAAAARTAAAVAKPTAWPVASAATLPVAGKTALAKATSVGKLPVKVSAPATGVAPAKVSVKVAAHQTATALGINGTVLSVARADGRKGTAGTRLTLDYSGFANAYGGDYVSRLTLVRLPACALTTPAVKKCRTTTPVATTNDVAHHTLTTTAPVTSSAVTAFAATAAAATSGAGSYQATSLNPSAAWNAGGSSGDFTWSYPLSVPPSNGGPAPNLSITYDSQSVDGRLPSTNNQPSWVGEGFDLSTSYIERSYDSCDDDGQKDKNDECWANDNATLVLGGKSSPLIKDKTSGDWHPKTDDGERVVRSTGATNGDNDGEYWTVTTQDGTQYVFGKNRLPGWTTGAAVTNSAYTAPVFGDDSGEPGYDQGTAFSGRALTQAWRWNLDYVVDPHGNAMSYWYTKETNYYAKNGTTTANGTVYDRGGYLSRIDYGITASTVFGTAPERVTFTTAERCLVTSTETCSSPTSTTAAHWPDVPFDQICASGKVCKATGPTFFSRRRLTGVTTSIWDASLSTPAYRDADSWALAQSFPDPGDGTSAGLWLKSITRTGKDGATTAMPPVTFDGIQLFNRVDTTHDDIAALVKWRVRKITSETGSVLTVNYSDPQCVAGTAMPSAPDSDTLRCFPTYWQPPFTADPQLDWFHKYVITQVTESDPTGGAPLKETDYTYNGSPAWHYDSDNVTAPAKRKTWSLWRGYGSVTSTSGDAQSTRTKTVSTYFRGMDGDKQSDGTTRTAKVTDSTGTSVTDADPLAGTVRESIAYNGSAEVSGTITDPWIHQTGTDGTRASDYTRAQTVHDRTDLSSGGTRDTAVTTTYDDTTGAALTVDDSGDAAVTGDEQCTRTTLANNTSAWLMAFPTRVETVDVACGATTDRPDAVVSDVRTLYDSQAYGTAPTLGDETSTQRLSSYSGGTPAYQTVSTSHYDSQGRVDSVKDTNAAVVSTTKYTPTTGGPLTGTVTTDAKGYATTTNFDPARGTATSVIDPNSKRTDYAYDGLGRVTGLWLANRSKSSNQSASLVYTYAVSNTAASVVSTGKLNNDGTTYDTTYALYDALLRPRQTQTPAPGGGRVVAEAKYDSRGLAVEADADYTDTSNPSGTLVTITSAVPAQTLTTYDGAGRPTAADFYANGAKRWTTSTSYGGDRTTVTPPHGGIATTTVTDTLGRTTETRQYDNGTPSGSYTSIKYAYDAKSRLKSAVDDDGNTWSYGYDLMGRRTSATDPDAGTTTTAYNELDQVASTTTAVGTAEAKTLSYSYDVLGRQTDMYDGTTKDTTHELARWTYDSLAKGQPTSAIRYVGGSSGQAYISQVGAYDSLYRPTLTRVTIPSVTGEEALAGSYSSTIGYNLDGTVQVTSDPAAGGLPSESLTYGYNDLSMPTTLKGATGYVQATNYTKLSDIGQVTLGVSSSDSAKWLQITNTYEDGTHRLKRELVTDDAQTAPVQDTAYTYDDYGNPTKVATHADATDDVQCYRYDGHDRLAEAWTATDGCSADPSAAVLGGPAPYWQSFAYDDLGNRRTQVNHATTPGGNDSTTSFVYPTPGTGQAHTLGSSTTVTAGTTTTNSYTYDASGNTHTRTLNGKTQTLDWDDEGHLSKVTNADGTSASYLYDAGGNRLLSRDASGTTLYLGDTEVHLAKGTTSTTGTRYYSWAGQTIAVRSSSGSLQWQVTDAHDTAETAVDATTQAITRRRLDPFGNARGTQPTSAAWLGDKGFVAGVQDTTTGLTHLGAREYDPTIGRFVSDDPILELTDAQQIDGYTYAADNPVRGSDPSGLQMPADQGCAGSGCAQSEQKSTLVDTGSVNDSGTHHSGGGGSHHSGGGSRHSCGWSFSCHVSSLAHKAYHSVQQHPVIAAVVATAVVVGVVACVVATAGGCGAVLAAGAEGFTAGAEAGSLSGALVGASVGVAAEGGAVIAGAAGIAGAGAAAVAEGAKTAAKEESASSTGAVAAGARAEAAARGSSPRVGKGVGAPHARSVTQTGRSDKSTVITGHGYYVLGGGDVTVPSGTWVKFYVEDGKKLKDSVGLSVETGATIPPVETMGPGTSIPNYTVETPDGLNISSRSISVSAPTGLGDILQPNMGACHVVICREHVNPNW
- a CDS encoding LamG-like jellyroll fold domain-containing protein; protein product: MLLVPALGAPVARAVAVTPSEASSATADTNDLSPEAAASRKAVESGSPVEVSAETTSTQLVTAQPDGTFTVDFDPTPVRVRKTAGWVPVDTDLATTSSGAIAPKAAAADIAFSGGGSGDPLATITQDGKTYSVGSPWTLPVPKLSGSTATYPDVMPGTDLVVQATPDGFSENLVVKSRDAAQNERLSSIAFPVSTDGVSAYDTHTGGAALVDDQGRPVFTTGTALMYDSSAVATSPQATGPATASKASHTVAVAAFDQAAASGDGALDGPVPGARSQVMDVTVSDDALTLKPDRSFLDDPDTTYPVVLDPQTTSASLSGWTTVWSSSPSTSFWKTSHSLGVGYDAWVDNKKARSLYQFDTHTLGGKKILSATFAALEVWSANCTAKAVQLWRTGAISASTKWSAQPSWAAQVDSVNAAKGYSSSCPGGNVSFDATSAVTYTAGQSSSTTTLGLRAPGNEDDAIAWKQFASPSDTKPTLSVTFVSKPSAPTGVKTSSPSVACAAGLGTAAVIRDTTPTVTAAPKSADGSQSTLRPNFELYRYDAKVGDPLVASGNPSAYTASGTAGTWTTPTLTNGQTYWFRARSQYKYTFNGTTGFMYSAWSPACWFRIDTSAPVQPDVDSTTYPECASPETPDDCTAYGGVGAAAAFTLKANGASDVVKYTYQLNDNPVRTKTFTTATTSYAFPLAPDVRGLNTLTVQTWDSAGNGSTSYTYPFKVAPGAGPLSQWSMDEGTGSTAADAVGGRSATLSGSATWSDQARLGKSVQGNGTSSYAATTSPVLDTTKSFTASAWVRLTDKSHDSVALAQAGANGSAFALSYSASVNAWVFNRYASDAVAPTNVRSTSTALPVVGVWTHLMGVYDALGQTIQLFVNGIPQGAPVSYTTPWQATGGLQFARGQHGGGFSDYFAGQVDEVTVWNRILSEEEIADLQAMTDASTGQARPALAAEWGMEETSGTTAADSSGYGHPATVAAGGAWADDTGGGKGNVLSLTGTPTANATATGPIVDSQGDFTVAAWADLDAAALSDTSVAHHMRITTQSGGVRDSWGLWYDQAAGSTQGMWVFGRTTADTTGATVVTAPADIASAQLVDPGHWTLVTGVYDSAHQQLFLYVNGVRQGAQGDTDTDDETGDGIVFTQPWQATGTFNIGRGRISTGAYSDYAHGLVDDVRVWTGVMSDTAIDQMYVNEMPKPL